The Winogradskyella schleiferi genome has a window encoding:
- a CDS encoding M3 family metallopeptidase: MISKSIKAALICCIILFSSCKEETKETTEKTMSDNILIQKWTGPYEGVPAFDKISVEAIKPAMEEAMKLNLAEIEAIANNPEPPTFDNTIVAMEKAGKALDRVSAYYGVMGSNVSSPEFRDVQAELAPKLSDFRSQISQNEKLFKRIKTVYEASQKTPLEPQAQRVVDLTYKRFEMNGANLNAEKKKRYAEINKELSTLYTDFANNVLHDEENYITYLNEDQLGGLSDGFIKSAAKIATDKGQEGKYAITNTRSSMDPFLTYSTNRELRKQVWENYYSRGDNADDYDNNEIIAEILRLRKERVGLMGYDNYAEWRLQDRMAKTPENAMDLMMAVWPAAKQRVQEEVSDMQSVANELGDNITIEPWDYRYYAEKVRKKLYDLDSDEVKQYLQLDKLTEAMFYVAGELFNYKFSPVEEGSVPVFHDDVKVWEVTDKDSGKNIGLWYLDPYARQGKRSGAWATTYRSSDSFEGEKNILASNNSNFVKPAPGEAVLISWDDATTFFHEFGHALHFFSADVKYPTLNGGVRDYTEFQSQLLERWLSTDRVIDQFLVHYKTGEPIPNSLVEKIKKASTFNQGFGTTEYLASALIDMKLHLADPTGIDIDKFERETLDELGMPKELPMRHRTPHFGHVFSGEGYATAYYGYMWADVLTSDASEAFREAEGGFYDKTVADKLVKYLFAPRNAMDPAEAYRKFRGRDAKIEALMKDRGFPISE, translated from the coding sequence ATGATTTCCAAGTCCATTAAAGCTGCTTTAATTTGTTGTATAATTCTATTCTCAAGCTGTAAAGAAGAAACCAAAGAAACAACCGAAAAAACCATGAGTGATAACATACTAATCCAAAAATGGACAGGCCCTTATGAAGGTGTTCCAGCATTCGATAAAATTTCCGTTGAAGCCATAAAACCTGCTATGGAAGAAGCCATGAAGCTAAATTTAGCCGAAATAGAAGCCATAGCGAACAATCCAGAACCGCCAACTTTTGATAATACCATTGTTGCCATGGAAAAAGCTGGTAAAGCACTGGACCGTGTATCTGCGTATTATGGCGTCATGGGAAGCAATGTCTCCTCACCAGAATTCAGGGATGTACAAGCAGAATTAGCACCTAAACTTTCAGATTTTAGATCTCAAATTTCCCAAAACGAAAAATTATTCAAACGCATTAAAACGGTTTATGAAGCCTCTCAAAAAACGCCTTTAGAACCGCAAGCACAACGCGTGGTAGATTTAACCTATAAACGCTTTGAAATGAATGGAGCCAACTTGAATGCCGAAAAGAAAAAGCGTTATGCCGAAATTAATAAAGAACTTTCTACGCTTTATACGGACTTTGCCAATAATGTTTTGCACGACGAAGAAAACTACATTACTTATTTAAACGAAGATCAATTGGGTGGTTTATCTGATGGATTTATAAAATCGGCCGCAAAAATTGCCACTGATAAAGGGCAAGAAGGTAAATATGCCATTACTAACACACGCTCTTCAATGGATCCATTCCTCACCTATTCTACCAATCGCGAGTTACGAAAGCAAGTTTGGGAAAATTATTATTCGAGAGGAGATAATGCAGATGACTATGATAATAATGAAATCATTGCCGAAATCTTAAGATTGCGTAAAGAACGGGTTGGGCTTATGGGTTATGATAACTATGCTGAATGGCGATTACAGGACCGCATGGCAAAAACACCTGAAAACGCAATGGATTTAATGATGGCCGTTTGGCCAGCTGCAAAACAAAGAGTACAGGAAGAAGTATCAGATATGCAAAGCGTAGCCAACGAACTTGGCGACAACATTACCATCGAACCATGGGATTATAGGTATTATGCTGAAAAAGTCCGCAAAAAGTTATATGATTTAGATAGCGACGAGGTAAAGCAATATTTGCAATTAGATAAACTAACAGAAGCTATGTTTTATGTTGCCGGAGAATTGTTCAATTATAAGTTTTCACCTGTTGAAGAAGGTTCAGTTCCTGTGTTTCACGACGATGTAAAAGTTTGGGAAGTTACCGATAAAGATTCTGGAAAGAATATTGGCTTATGGTATTTAGATCCATATGCACGTCAAGGAAAACGGTCTGGAGCCTGGGCAACCACTTATAGAAGTTCAGATTCTTTTGAAGGCGAAAAAAATATCTTGGCATCAAACAATTCCAATTTTGTAAAACCTGCTCCAGGCGAAGCTGTTTTGATATCTTGGGATGATGCCACCACGTTTTTTCATGAGTTTGGTCACGCGCTTCACTTCTTTTCTGCCGATGTAAAATATCCAACCTTAAACGGAGGCGTTCGAGATTATACCGAATTCCAGTCTCAATTATTAGAACGTTGGTTATCTACAGATAGAGTGATTGACCAATTTTTGGTACATTATAAAACAGGAGAACCAATACCTAACTCATTGGTTGAAAAAATCAAGAAAGCTTCCACATTTAACCAAGGCTTTGGAACTACAGAATATTTAGCCTCTGCATTAATTGACATGAAACTACATTTAGCAGATCCAACAGGTATTGATATCGATAAGTTTGAACGTGAAACATTAGACGAATTAGGCATGCCGAAAGAATTGCCAATGCGCCATAGAACGCCACATTTTGGTCATGTGTTTTCTGGCGAAGGGTATGCAACGGCTTATTATGGTTACATGTGGGCAGATGTCTTAACGAGTGATGCTTCTGAAGCTTTTAGAGAAGCCGAAGGTGGATTTTATGATAAAACGGTTGCAGATAAACTTGTGAAATATTTATTCGCACCACGAAATGCCATGGATCCTGCTGAAGCTTATAGAAAGTTTAGAGGTCGTGATGCTAAGATTGAAGCTTTGATGAAAGATCGTGGGTTTCCTATTTCTGAGTAG
- a CDS encoding peptidylprolyl isomerase, giving the protein MKFQLVFTMVIGIGLLLLNCEDKQTSKKTDTTVVKDSTITKTKNKPKKKSKTEFPKLTDENAMEFFLEYEKENKEDKVRITTDFGTIDIQLYDKTKFHRANFVYLTKRNYFDNTQFYRVVNNFVIQGGSGDGMNLYKKRQNIGRYLLPPDTKRGYTHKRGAVSMPSSEIENAYKLASPYQFFIVQKPDGAYHLDGDYTVFGEVISGMDVVDKIAAVETDEGEWPLKNVYIKKVELID; this is encoded by the coding sequence ATGAAATTTCAATTAGTGTTTACAATGGTTATCGGAATTGGATTGTTACTTCTGAATTGTGAAGATAAACAAACTTCAAAAAAAACAGATACAACAGTCGTAAAAGATTCAACGATAACCAAAACTAAAAATAAACCCAAAAAGAAGTCAAAAACAGAATTCCCAAAACTTACTGATGAAAACGCGATGGAATTCTTTTTGGAATATGAGAAAGAAAACAAAGAAGATAAAGTACGGATAACAACCGATTTCGGTACAATTGATATTCAACTGTATGATAAAACCAAATTCCACAGAGCCAATTTTGTTTACCTAACCAAAAGAAATTATTTTGATAACACACAGTTTTACAGAGTGGTAAATAACTTTGTGATCCAAGGAGGAAGTGGTGATGGCATGAATTTATATAAAAAAAGACAAAATATAGGACGGTATCTTTTACCACCAGATACCAAACGCGGTTACACGCACAAAAGAGGCGCTGTTTCCATGCCTAGTAGCGAAATTGAAAATGCCTATAAATTGGCCTCACCTTATCAGTTCTTTATTGTTCAAAAACCAGATGGTGCCTATCATCTGGATGGTGACTATACCGTTTTTGGTGAAGTTATTTCCGGAATGGATGTCGTTGATAAAATCGCTGCCGTAGAAACCGATGAAGGCGAATGGCCTTTGAAAAATGTATATATTAAGAAAGTGGAGTTGATTGATTAA
- a CDS encoding NUDIX hydrolase, producing MLFSKFLESVVKIKKLELSGEDSHAKMSPPYRLELAEKMKSKYETARKAGVMALFYPNTNDETYLVLILRKTYRGVHSAQVGFPGGKYEDEDQNDLMKTAIRETEEEIGVSGTHIDVLKKMSPLYIPPSNFMVHPYIGISKEYLIFTKQDEEVEAVIEVKLSDFLSDSNTLTARVPTSFDVEVDVPAFKFNGHIVWGATAMMLGEIKDLLKQVL from the coding sequence ATGCTATTTAGTAAGTTTTTAGAATCTGTAGTAAAAATAAAAAAACTAGAACTTTCTGGCGAAGACTCGCATGCAAAAATGTCTCCGCCTTATCGATTGGAACTTGCAGAAAAAATGAAATCGAAATATGAAACCGCTAGAAAAGCAGGTGTTATGGCATTGTTTTACCCAAATACCAATGATGAAACTTATTTAGTTCTTATTCTGAGAAAAACGTATAGAGGTGTACATTCTGCACAAGTTGGATTTCCTGGTGGAAAATACGAAGATGAAGACCAAAACGATTTAATGAAAACTGCTATTAGGGAAACCGAAGAAGAAATAGGTGTGTCTGGTACGCACATTGACGTTTTAAAAAAAATGTCTCCTTTATATATACCGCCAAGTAATTTTATGGTGCATCCATATATCGGAATTTCGAAGGAATATTTAATTTTTACAAAACAAGATGAAGAGGTGGAAGCAGTTATAGAGGTAAAGCTTAGCGATTTTTTAAGCGATAGTAATACCTTAACCGCAAGAGTACCAACCTCTTTTGATGTAGAAGTAGATGTTCCAGCTTTTAAATTTAATGGTCATATTGTTTGGGGAGCAACAGCAATGATGCTAGGCGAAATAAAAGACTTGCTAAAACAGGTTTTATAA
- a CDS encoding lysophospholipid acyltransferase family protein: MGLFKRNPFGHILWIKKWLIRILGALTHQRFRGFNDLQIEGSEIIKDLPDTNVLFISNHQTYFADVIAMFHVFNASLSGRLDNIKNVGYLWNPKLNMYYVAAKETMKSGLLPKIFAYTGSISIERTWRSQGKEVNRQVKMSDITMIKTALDDGWVITFPQGTTTPFKPIRKGTAHIIKTYKPIVVPIVIDGFRRSFDKKGLRIKKKNIFQSFEIKEPLEIDYENESIADIVEKIEYAIEQHPSFLKVIPQDVLEENERLNRELRDM; this comes from the coding sequence ATGGGATTATTCAAAAGAAATCCTTTCGGACATATACTTTGGATTAAAAAATGGCTCATTAGAATCTTGGGCGCTCTAACACATCAGCGTTTTAGAGGTTTTAATGACTTACAGATTGAAGGTTCAGAAATTATTAAAGATTTGCCAGATACTAATGTGTTGTTCATTTCTAACCATCAGACGTATTTCGCAGATGTTATTGCGATGTTTCATGTGTTTAATGCAAGTTTAAGCGGGAGATTAGACAATATAAAAAACGTCGGTTATCTTTGGAACCCGAAATTGAACATGTACTACGTAGCGGCAAAGGAAACCATGAAATCTGGTTTGCTTCCAAAGATATTCGCCTATACAGGTTCAATCAGTATTGAACGTACTTGGCGTTCACAAGGTAAAGAGGTGAACCGACAAGTGAAGATGAGTGATATTACCATGATAAAAACAGCGTTAGATGATGGTTGGGTAATTACATTTCCACAAGGGACGACCACACCATTTAAACCTATTAGAAAAGGAACAGCTCATATTATCAAAACCTATAAACCCATTGTTGTACCTATTGTTATTGACGGTTTTAGACGTTCGTTTGATAAAAAAGGACTACGAATTAAAAAGAAGAATATTTTTCAATCCTTTGAGATCAAAGAACCTTTGGAAATAGACTACGAAAATGAATCTATTGCGGATATCGTTGAAAAAATTGAATATGCCATCGAGCAACATCCATCGTTCTTAAAAGTGATTCCGCAAGACGTACTTGAAGAAAATGAGCGGTTAAATAGGGAGTTGCGGGATATGTAA
- a CDS encoding RNA polymerase sigma factor, with protein sequence MNKELEHSFVEQLQKHQNIVHKVCRLYTNNADAHNDLFQEITIQLWKAFPKFRGDAKFSTWMYRVGLNTAITLYRKSKRRINTQAFDAVEFKIKAEEYDDTEEQQLKLLYQGVHQLNDIEKALVFLYLEDKDYREISATLGITEVNARVKMNRVKKKLRTILNP encoded by the coding sequence TTGAACAAAGAACTAGAACATAGCTTTGTAGAACAGTTGCAAAAGCATCAAAACATTGTACACAAGGTGTGCCGATTATACACCAACAATGCCGATGCTCACAACGATCTGTTTCAAGAAATCACTATACAACTGTGGAAAGCATTTCCAAAATTTAGAGGGGATGCAAAATTTAGTACATGGATGTACAGAGTAGGATTGAATACTGCAATTACGCTATACCGGAAATCGAAAAGACGCATTAACACCCAAGCATTTGATGCTGTAGAATTTAAAATAAAAGCTGAAGAATATGACGATACCGAAGAACAACAATTAAAACTTTTATACCAAGGCGTACATCAATTAAATGATATTGAAAAAGCCTTAGTTTTCTTGTACCTAGAAGACAAAGATTACAGAGAAATTAGCGCGACTCTAGGTATAACAGAAGTCAATGCACGCGTAAAAATGAATCGTGTGAAAAAGAAATTAAGAACCATACTAAATCCGTAA
- a CDS encoding NAD(P)/FAD-dependent oxidoreductase, producing the protein MNIPQSNLPRIVIVGGGFAGVNLAKTLANKNAQVVLIDKHNYHTFQPLLYQVSSSGLEPDSIAYPLRKIIKKHRTSFFRLAEVEQIVPKNNEIITSIGHLSYDYLVLATGTKTNYFGNKAIQSNSMPMKSVPQALNIRSLILQNFEKAAVADTKEEREAYLNFVIVGAGPTGVELAGAIAELKNNILPRDYHDLDPDDMHIYLLEGAERVLPPMSEYASKKAEEFLTNLGVKVRCNTVVKHYDGSTVTTNSDLKMESETLIWAAGVTGAPVQGLKAEALMDNTNRYKVNQFNQVEDYTNIFAVGDIAIMTSEDYPKGHPQVAQPAIQQGKLLGKNLLRLIDNKPLQPFVYKDRGSMATIGRNKAVVDLKHYKFGGFFAWFVWMFVHLMSLVGFRNRVIVLFNWTYNYINFDKAARLIIRPFKK; encoded by the coding sequence ATGAACATTCCTCAGTCCAACCTACCAAGAATCGTCATTGTAGGAGGTGGCTTTGCTGGAGTAAATTTAGCCAAAACTTTAGCAAATAAAAATGCACAAGTCGTTCTCATTGACAAGCACAACTATCACACATTTCAACCTTTATTGTACCAAGTTTCGAGTTCTGGATTAGAACCGGATTCCATAGCTTATCCTTTACGAAAAATTATAAAAAAGCATAGAACTTCTTTTTTCCGTTTGGCAGAAGTGGAGCAAATTGTCCCTAAAAATAATGAAATCATTACCTCAATTGGACATTTGTCTTACGATTATCTCGTACTTGCCACAGGAACAAAAACCAACTATTTTGGCAACAAAGCGATTCAATCCAACAGTATGCCAATGAAGTCTGTTCCTCAGGCATTAAATATAAGAAGTCTTATTTTACAGAATTTTGAAAAGGCAGCGGTTGCAGATACAAAAGAAGAACGGGAGGCCTATTTAAATTTTGTAATTGTTGGTGCGGGACCAACAGGTGTGGAGCTCGCAGGCGCTATAGCAGAACTTAAAAATAATATTTTGCCAAGGGATTATCATGATTTGGATCCTGACGATATGCATATTTATTTATTGGAAGGAGCAGAGCGTGTATTGCCACCAATGAGTGAATATGCCTCAAAAAAAGCAGAAGAGTTTTTAACAAATTTAGGCGTGAAAGTGCGATGCAATACCGTCGTTAAACATTATGATGGATCTACGGTGACCACAAATTCTGACTTAAAAATGGAATCGGAGACCTTAATTTGGGCTGCAGGAGTTACAGGAGCTCCAGTACAGGGTTTAAAAGCTGAAGCTTTAATGGATAACACAAATCGTTATAAGGTGAACCAATTCAACCAAGTGGAAGACTATACTAATATTTTTGCCGTTGGCGATATTGCAATAATGACTTCTGAGGATTACCCAAAAGGTCATCCACAAGTGGCACAACCTGCTATTCAGCAAGGAAAATTATTAGGCAAGAATTTATTGCGATTAATTGATAATAAACCACTACAACCATTTGTTTATAAAGATAGAGGCTCAATGGCGACTATTGGTAGAAATAAAGCCGTTGTGGATTTAAAACATTACAAATTCGGAGGCTTTTTTGCTTGGTTTGTTTGGATGTTTGTGCACTTAATGTCTTTAGTTGGTTTTAGAAATCGTGTGATTGTACTCTTCAACTGGACCTACAATTATATCAATTTTGATAAGGCTGCACGATTAATTATTAGGCCTTTTAAAAAGTAA
- a CDS encoding lysoplasmalogenase, with product MLTKTEKQFSILFFIIVLFELLSGSTAALQYAHYIAKPAIVISLIFLFVKTSYSLPKTIKNLTLFALFFSLLGDILLMFVDTSQHFFTLGLVAFLTAHIMYVLVFIKHLNKSKSPFGFIALLLLYASCLFYFLKDNLGVMLIPVVIYMLVILSMATSAYLRKGSVNILSYGLVFLGALLFMISDSILALNKFYQPIIYSNISIMVTYALAQYLIVIGILKLQDS from the coding sequence ATGCTAACTAAAACTGAGAAACAATTCAGCATTTTATTCTTTATTATTGTTCTATTTGAACTCTTATCGGGAAGTACTGCAGCTTTACAATATGCACATTATATAGCCAAACCTGCCATAGTTATCAGTCTTATTTTTTTGTTTGTAAAAACCTCTTATTCCCTTCCAAAAACCATAAAAAACTTAACTCTTTTTGCTTTGTTTTTTTCTTTGCTTGGTGATATACTATTAATGTTTGTAGATACATCCCAACACTTTTTTACGTTGGGTTTAGTCGCATTTTTAACGGCACATATCATGTATGTCTTAGTGTTTATAAAACATCTCAACAAGTCAAAATCGCCATTCGGTTTTATTGCTTTGCTACTCCTCTATGCATCTTGCTTATTCTATTTTCTAAAGGATAATTTGGGTGTGATGCTGATTCCGGTTGTTATATATATGCTCGTTATTTTAAGTATGGCAACTTCTGCTTATTTAAGGAAAGGCAGCGTAAACATACTAAGTTATGGACTTGTTTTTTTAGGGGCTTTACTATTTATGATTTCCGATAGCATTCTGGCACTTAACAAGTTTTATCAACCTATAATATATTCAAATATTAGCATAATGGTAACATATGCTCTGGCCCAATATTTAATTGTGATTGGAATTTTAAAACTTCAGGATTCTTAA